A region from the Eulemur rufifrons isolate Redbay chromosome 21, OSU_ERuf_1, whole genome shotgun sequence genome encodes:
- the FOXN4 gene encoding forkhead box protein N4, whose product MIESDISSIMSGIIRNSGQNHHPSPQEYRLLATTSDDDPPGDLQSLSWLTAVDVPRLQQMASGRVDLGGPCAPHPHPGTLAGAADLHMGASPGPLLHGPAGMAPRGMLGLGPITNHGARQMSQFPMGTHPPSGLQDPPQLYSPVTQPQFPLPLGTQQCPPVGLYGSPFGARPSYPQPHMAVHSSQELHPKHYPKPIYSYSCLIAMALKNSKTGSLPVSEIYSFMKEHFPYFKTAPDGWKNSVRHNLSLNKCFEKVENKMSGSSRKGCLWALNLARIDKMEEEMHKWKRKDLAAIHRSMANPEELDKLISDRPESCRRPGKPGEPEATVLAHATTVAVAHGCLAVSQLPPQPLMTLSLQSVPLHHQVQPQAHLAPDSPAPAQTPPLHTLPDLSPSPLPHPAVGRAPVDFINVSTDVNTEVDALDPSIMDFALQGNLWEEMKDEGFSLDTLGAFGDSLLGCDLGASGLTPVSSGSDQSFPDLKVTGLYAAYSTPDSVAASATTSSSQYLGTPGNKPIALL is encoded by the exons GCTCCTAGCTACCACCAGCGATGACGACCCCCCTGGGGACCTGCAGTCGCTGTCTTGGCTCACGGCTGTGGACGTGCCTCGGCTGCAGCAGATGGCAAGTGGCCGCGTGGACCTGGGTGGCCCCTGTGCGCCGCATCCACACCCAG GGACCTTGGCTGGGGCAGCTGACCTGCACATGGGAGCCTCCCCGGGTCCCCTTCTCCATGGCCCAGCTGGCATGGCCCCCCGGGGCATGCTGGGCCTGGGCCCCATAACCAACCACGGAGCCAGG CAGATGAGCCAGTTCCCCATGGGGACCCACCCCCCATCCGGCCTGCAGGACCCGCCACAGCTGTACTCACCTGTGACCCAACCGCAGTTCCCACTCCCCCTGGGCACCCAGCAG TGCCCACCTGTGGGCCTCTATGGCTCCCCATTCGGGGCGCGGCCTTCCTACCCTCAGCCCCACATGGCCGTGCATTCGTCACAGGAACTGCACCCCAAACACTACCCCAAGCCCATCTACTCATACAG CTGTCTGATCGCCATGGCCTTGAAGAACAGCAAGACAGGCAGCCTGCCCGTGAGTGAGATCTACAGCTTCATGAAGGAGCACTTCCCCTACTTCAAG ACGGCTCCTGACGGCTGGAAGAACTCGGTGAGGCACAACCTGTCCCTGAACAAGTGCTTCGAGAAGGTGGAGAACAAGATGAGCGGCTCCTCGCGAAAGGGCTGCCTGTGGGCGCTGAACCTGGCCCGCATCGACAAGATGGAGGAGGAAATGCACAAGTGGAAGAGGAAGGACCTCGCCGCCATCCACCGGAGCATGGCCAACCCCG AGGAGCTGGACAAGCTGATCTCCGACCGGCCTGAAAGCTGCCGGCGCCCCGGCAAACCAGGGGAACCAGAGGCCACTGTGCTGGCTCATGCCACCACGGTGGCCGTGGCGCACGGCTGCCTGGCCgtctcccagctcccaccccagccACTGATGACCCTGTCCCTGCAGTCGGTCCCCCTGCACCACCAGGTGCAGCCCCAGGCACACCTTGCTCCAGACTCTCCGGCGCCGGCCCAGACACCGCCACTGCACACCCTGCCGGAcctgagccccagccccctcccccacccggccGTGGGCAGGGCCCCCGTGGACTTCATCAACGTCAGCACCGACGTGAACACCGAGGTGGACGCCCTGGACCCCAGCATCATGGACTTCGCCCTGCAGG GGAACCTGTGGGAGGAGATGAAGGACGAGGGCTTCAGCCTGGACACGCTGGGGGCCTTCGGAGACTCCCTGCTTGGCTGTGACCTGGGGGCCTCGGGCCTGACCCCCGTCTCCAGCGGCAGCGACCAGTCCTTCCCAGACTTGAAGGTGACGGGTCTCTACGCCGCGTACTCCACCCCGGACAGTGTGGCCGCATCggccaccacctcctcctctcaGTACCTGGGCACGCCGGGGAACAAGCCCATAGCCCTGCTTTGA